The following coding sequences are from one Streptomyces sp. NBC_00536 window:
- a CDS encoding M56 family metallopeptidase, with translation MMVPAVLLLLGALISLLAPRLLARAEWPEREPVVALWVWQCVVAAVLLCFALSMLLSAAAAWLAVRGPLFASAPRGVVDAYGLGAGGGRWAAGTALVLAGGGLWTGAMLAAEVLRARSRRRAERADILVRAPLLPGEEPDSGRLVVLEGRRPDAWWLAGTAPQLVVTTGALGRLKGQQLDAVLAHEQGHAAARHDWLLHCSRALSGAFGQVPVFAAFEAEMHRLVELAADDVASRRYGRLTVALALVGLNEDRGVFGPGPAPDGHVPQRVRRLLAATPRLSAVRRLRLTALAALVPVVPVLVAFVPGLSTLT, from the coding sequence ATGATGGTCCCCGCCGTTCTCCTGCTGCTCGGCGCCCTGATCTCCCTGCTCGCCCCCCGGCTGCTGGCCCGCGCCGAGTGGCCCGAGCGCGAGCCCGTGGTGGCCCTGTGGGTGTGGCAGTGCGTGGTGGCCGCGGTGCTCCTGTGCTTCGCGCTGTCGATGCTGCTGAGCGCGGCCGCCGCCTGGCTCGCGGTGCGCGGGCCGCTCTTCGCCTCCGCACCGCGCGGGGTGGTCGACGCGTACGGGCTGGGGGCGGGCGGTGGCCGCTGGGCCGCCGGGACCGCGCTGGTGCTCGCGGGCGGCGGGCTGTGGACCGGGGCGATGCTGGCCGCGGAGGTGCTGCGGGCGCGCTCGCGCAGGCGCGCCGAGCGGGCCGACATCCTGGTGCGGGCTCCGCTGCTGCCCGGGGAGGAGCCCGACAGCGGGCGCCTGGTCGTCCTGGAGGGGCGGCGGCCCGACGCCTGGTGGCTGGCGGGCACCGCGCCCCAGCTGGTCGTGACGACGGGTGCGCTCGGGCGGCTCAAGGGGCAGCAGCTGGACGCCGTACTCGCGCACGAGCAGGGGCACGCGGCGGCCCGGCACGACTGGCTGCTGCACTGCTCGCGGGCGCTGTCGGGGGCGTTCGGCCAGGTCCCGGTGTTCGCCGCGTTCGAGGCGGAGATGCACCGGCTGGTCGAGCTGGCCGCCGACGACGTGGCCTCGCGGCGGTACGGGCGCCTCACCGTGGCGCTGGCGCTGGTCGGGCTGAACGAGGACCGCGGGGTGTTCGGGCCCGGCCCGGCCCCGGACGGCCACGTCCCCCAGCGGGTCCGCCGACTGCTGGCGGCCACGCCCCGGCTCTCCGCCGTACGACGGCTGCGGCTGACCGCGCTGGCGGCGCTCGTGCCGGTGGTTCCGGTGCTGGTGGCGTTCGTACCCGGGCTCAGCACCCTCACGTAG
- a CDS encoding TetR/AcrR family transcriptional regulator: MVPRSASVNEELRRRSRERLLQATVELVGERGYEATTLGDIADRAGTARGLVSYYFPGKRQLLQSAVHRLMYRTLRAALEREPRPTGAEAGRELLARAIDAILGLAQEQPLLMRTHMAGILSNEGFVQCPEQRRLAELLRETVARHGAGDPDVDPERDYPLLRALLMGAVFAVLLPGAPMAAARLRAELFQRYGLDWEMGVPPDGGPPDGTFL; the protein is encoded by the coding sequence ATGGTCCCGCGCAGCGCATCGGTCAATGAAGAATTGCGCAGGCGTTCCCGGGAGAGGCTGCTCCAGGCCACCGTCGAACTCGTCGGCGAACGCGGTTACGAGGCCACGACCCTCGGGGACATCGCGGACCGGGCGGGCACGGCGCGCGGCCTGGTGTCGTACTACTTCCCGGGCAAGCGCCAGCTGTTGCAGTCGGCGGTGCACCGCCTCATGTACCGCACCCTGCGCGCGGCGCTGGAGCGCGAGCCGCGGCCCACGGGAGCGGAGGCGGGGCGGGAGCTGCTGGCCCGGGCGATCGACGCGATCCTCGGGCTGGCACAGGAGCAGCCGCTGCTGATGCGGACGCACATGGCGGGCATCCTCTCGAACGAGGGGTTCGTCCAGTGCCCGGAGCAGCGGCGGCTGGCGGAGCTGCTGCGCGAGACGGTGGCCCGGCACGGCGCGGGCGATCCGGACGTGGACCCCGAGCGGGACTATCCGCTGCTGCGGGCCCTGCTGATGGGAGCGGTGTTCGCCGTCCTGCTGCCGGGGGCGCCGATGGCGGCGGCGCGGTTGCGGGCGGAGCTGTTCCAGCGGTACGGGCTGGACTGGGAGATGGGGGTCCCGCCGGACGGCGGGCCGCCCGACGGAACGTTCCTCTAG
- a CDS encoding LVIVD repeat-containing protein: MAPSAPARGTRARPRTLTAAAASASAGLLVALLAVAAPASATPDPGDLTPLSPGRSAAGAPATGTVSAEIPGRDEIVHSRNITPLANIPSANPARINTDIAFQGRYAYAGNYDGFTIYDIGDPNAPKTVTTVLCPGGQNDVSVSGDLLFLSTDSSRSDDSCNSVSQPATEKSSWEGIKIFDIRDKKNPKYIKSVETACGSHTHTLVPGKRGDIYLYVSSYSPSEAFPDCQPPHDGISVVKVPKKDPRQSAVVGFPVLFPDGGNPGAPTNPGVSKTTGCHDITVLPSKDLAAGACMGDGILFDISEPERPRVIDRVQDNVNFSFWHSATFNERADKVVFTDELGGGGGATCNEATGPNRGADGIYDITGRGDQRKLVFRGYYKIPRHQADTENCVAHNGSLVPVGGGRDIMVQAWYQGGVSVWDFTDSARPKEIAYFERGPLSTDALTLGGSWSAYYYNGHIYSNDITKGLDVLRLDDWRTESAKWVWTDRLNVQSQPDYH, encoded by the coding sequence CTGGCCCCATCCGCCCCGGCGCGCGGCACCAGAGCGCGCCCCCGGACCCTGACCGCGGCCGCGGCCTCCGCGTCGGCAGGACTCCTCGTGGCGCTCCTCGCCGTCGCCGCACCCGCCTCCGCCACACCCGACCCGGGGGACCTGACCCCGTTGAGCCCCGGCCGGAGCGCCGCGGGCGCCCCGGCCACCGGAACCGTCTCCGCCGAGATCCCCGGCCGTGACGAGATCGTGCACAGCCGCAACATCACCCCCCTGGCCAACATCCCGAGCGCCAACCCCGCCAGGATCAACACCGACATCGCCTTCCAGGGCCGGTACGCCTACGCGGGCAACTACGACGGCTTCACCATTTACGACATCGGCGACCCGAACGCCCCCAAGACCGTCACCACGGTGCTCTGCCCCGGCGGCCAGAACGACGTCTCCGTCTCCGGGGACCTCCTCTTCCTCTCCACCGACTCCTCGCGCAGCGACGACTCCTGCAACAGCGTCTCGCAGCCGGCGACCGAGAAGTCGTCGTGGGAAGGCATCAAGATCTTCGACATCCGCGACAAGAAGAACCCCAAATACATCAAGTCCGTGGAAACGGCCTGCGGTTCGCACACCCACACCCTGGTGCCGGGCAAGCGCGGGGACATCTACCTCTACGTGTCCTCGTACTCGCCGAGCGAGGCCTTCCCGGACTGTCAGCCGCCGCACGACGGCATCTCCGTGGTCAAGGTGCCGAAGAAGGACCCCCGGCAGTCGGCGGTCGTCGGCTTCCCGGTGCTCTTCCCCGACGGCGGCAACCCGGGCGCGCCCACCAATCCCGGGGTCTCCAAGACCACCGGCTGCCACGACATCACCGTGCTGCCCTCGAAGGACCTCGCGGCGGGCGCCTGCATGGGTGACGGCATCCTCTTCGACATCAGCGAGCCCGAGCGGCCGCGCGTGATCGACCGGGTGCAGGACAACGTGAACTTCTCCTTCTGGCACTCGGCGACCTTCAACGAGCGCGCGGACAAGGTGGTGTTCACCGACGAGCTGGGCGGCGGTGGCGGCGCCACCTGCAACGAGGCCACCGGCCCGAACCGCGGCGCCGACGGCATCTACGACATCACCGGGCGCGGGGACCAGCGCAAGCTCGTCTTCCGCGGCTACTACAAGATCCCCCGCCACCAGGCCGACACCGAGAACTGCGTCGCCCACAACGGCTCACTGGTCCCCGTCGGCGGCGGCCGCGACATCATGGTGCAGGCCTGGTACCAAGGCGGCGTCTCCGTCTGGGACTTCACCGACTCGGCCCGGCCGAAGGAGATCGCCTACTTCGAGCGCGGCCCGCTCAGCACCGACGCGCTGACCCTCGGCGGGTCCTGGTCGGCGTACTACTACAACGGGCACATCTATTCGAACGACATCACCAAGGGCCTCGACGTGCTGCGCCTGGACGACTGGCGCACCGAGAGCGCCAAGTGGGTCTGGACGGACCGGCTGAACGTCCAGTCGCAGCCCGACTACCACTGA
- a CDS encoding DUF305 domain-containing protein has translation MTTDRITAVRRTACVLRRCAGAALAAVFVLSLTGCEVGGDDDGSAAGPVVIAPGRPGEQSRTLSPGQAARERPDDGPNAADRSYVRRMTEHHRQALTMSALAPQRASAEPVKRLAERIAAAQRPEIAVMESWLAKHPDPAATAGATGGPAGGPAGGPAGGPAGGPAPHDHGAAPMPGMATEQQLKELAEATGADFDRLFLRLMIAHHEGAVTMAGEALAGGNNGAVEEMANEVVAQQSAEVRRMRAMG, from the coding sequence ATGACAACAGACCGCATCACGGCGGTGCGCCGGACGGCATGCGTGCTCCGCCGGTGCGCCGGGGCGGCACTGGCCGCCGTGTTCGTCCTCAGTCTCACCGGCTGCGAGGTCGGCGGGGACGACGACGGCTCCGCCGCCGGACCCGTGGTGATCGCCCCGGGACGGCCGGGCGAGCAGTCCCGCACCCTCTCCCCCGGCCAGGCGGCCCGGGAACGGCCCGACGACGGTCCGAACGCCGCCGACCGGAGCTACGTACGACGCATGACCGAGCACCACCGGCAGGCCCTGACCATGAGCGCGCTGGCCCCGCAGCGGGCTTCCGCGGAACCCGTCAAACGGCTCGCGGAGCGGATCGCCGCCGCGCAGCGGCCTGAGATCGCGGTGATGGAAAGCTGGCTGGCCAAGCACCCGGACCCCGCCGCGACGGCCGGGGCGACCGGTGGTCCGGCCGGCGGTCCGGCCGGCGGTCCGGCCGGCGGTCCGGCCGGCGGTCCGGCCCCCCACGACCACGGCGCGGCGCCCATGCCCGGGATGGCCACCGAGCAGCAGCTCAAGGAGCTGGCGGAGGCGACGGGGGCGGACTTCGACCGGCTCTTCCTGCGCCTGATGATCGCCCACCACGAAGGGGCCGTGACGATGGCGGGCGAGGCCCTCGCCGGTGGGAACAACGGGGCGGTGGAGGAAATGGCGAACGAGGTGGTGGCCCAGCAGAGCGCCGAGGTCCGCCGGATGCGCGCGATGGGCTGA
- a CDS encoding FAD-dependent oxidoreductase: MLRVAVVGSGPSGVYAAQTLVQQREVPGVRVDVLDRLPCPYGLVRYGVAPDHEKIKSLQGSLRTVLEDERIRFLGNVEVGGERLTTGRLLELYHAVVYCVGAARDRMLEIPGEELAGVHSATAFVSWYSAHPDAASAGFGLAGVRSAVVIGAGNVAVDVTRILARGVDELRPTDMPEPALGALAGSGVREVAMVARRGPSQGKFTTKELRELGTLPGVDTAVHADELALDPAYADPGAAAALPAVNRRNVEVLRDWTAHRPEAGARRITLRFFLRPVELLGGADGQVTGVRFERTVPDGRGGVSGTGTYEDVDAQLVLRSVGYQGVPLPGLPFDPARGTVPHAAGRVLRDGRASVGEYVAGWIKRGPTGVIGTNRPCAKESASSLLQDAGALARRELPGDPLDALRAAGLNPVLWPGWLAIEAAESALGRTLGRRSVKIPDWPGLLAAAATAD; encoded by the coding sequence GTGCTTCGTGTCGCCGTGGTCGGTTCGGGCCCGAGCGGGGTCTACGCCGCGCAGACCCTGGTCCAGCAGCGCGAGGTGCCGGGCGTGCGGGTCGACGTGCTCGACCGGCTGCCGTGCCCCTACGGACTCGTGCGCTACGGCGTGGCCCCCGACCACGAGAAGATCAAATCGCTCCAGGGCAGCCTGCGGACCGTGCTGGAGGACGAGCGGATCCGCTTCCTCGGGAACGTCGAGGTGGGCGGGGAGCGGCTGACCACCGGGCGGCTGCTGGAGCTGTACCACGCGGTGGTGTACTGCGTGGGCGCCGCCCGGGACCGGATGCTGGAGATCCCGGGCGAGGAGCTGGCCGGGGTGCACTCCGCGACCGCCTTCGTCTCCTGGTACAGCGCGCATCCGGACGCCGCCTCGGCGGGCTTCGGGCTCGCGGGGGTGCGGTCGGCGGTGGTGATCGGGGCGGGGAACGTCGCGGTGGACGTGACCCGGATCCTGGCCCGGGGCGTCGATGAACTACGGCCCACGGACATGCCGGAACCGGCCCTCGGCGCACTGGCCGGCAGCGGGGTCCGCGAGGTGGCCATGGTGGCCCGGCGCGGCCCCTCGCAGGGCAAGTTCACCACCAAGGAGCTGCGCGAACTCGGCACCCTGCCCGGGGTGGACACCGCCGTGCACGCCGACGAACTGGCCCTGGACCCCGCGTACGCCGACCCGGGCGCCGCCGCCGCGCTGCCCGCCGTGAACCGGCGCAACGTCGAGGTGCTGCGGGACTGGACGGCGCACCGGCCGGAGGCCGGGGCCCGGCGGATCACCCTGCGGTTCTTCCTGCGGCCCGTGGAACTGCTCGGCGGGGCGGACGGGCAGGTGACGGGCGTGCGCTTCGAACGGACCGTCCCGGACGGGCGCGGCGGGGTGTCGGGAACGGGGACGTACGAGGACGTCGACGCCCAGCTGGTGCTGCGGTCGGTCGGCTACCAGGGCGTGCCGCTGCCCGGGCTGCCCTTCGACCCGGCGCGCGGTACGGTCCCGCACGCGGCGGGCCGGGTGCTGCGCGACGGCCGGGCCTCGGTCGGCGAATACGTGGCGGGCTGGATCAAGCGCGGCCCGACCGGGGTGATCGGCACCAACCGCCCCTGCGCGAAGGAGAGCGCGTCCTCACTGCTCCAGGACGCGGGCGCACTGGCCCGCCGCGAGCTGCCCGGGGACCCCCTGGACGCCCTGCGCGCGGCGGGCCTGAACCCGGTGCTGTGGCCGGGCTGGCTGGCGATCGAGGCGGCGGAGTCCGCCCTGGGGCGCACCCTGGGCCGCCGCTCGGTGAAGATCCCGGACTGGCCGGGCCTCCTCGCGGCGGCGGCCACGGCGGACTAG
- a CDS encoding class I SAM-dependent methyltransferase: MDRHIRTIDDVLQLMDGLFAPESDRWTADAGDWWDGFYADRTKSVPFFVAKPDEHLASALDRGLIAPGRALELGCGPGRNALHLASLGFEVDAVDLSPAALAWAGERAAEAGLDVRFHHGDNFDPVAAAAWSGPYDLILDSGCFHHLPPHRRISYLALLERSLAPGGHFSLTCFAAGEAGMGSELPDADFYREARLHGGLAYTAESLRAVFADLTEVELRRMNDEPPESPRFGEPFLWAGLFRKA, from the coding sequence ATGGACCGGCACATCCGCACCATCGACGACGTACTCCAGCTCATGGACGGCCTGTTCGCGCCCGAATCCGACCGCTGGACGGCGGACGCGGGCGACTGGTGGGACGGGTTCTACGCGGACCGGACCAAGTCCGTGCCGTTCTTCGTGGCGAAACCGGACGAGCACCTCGCCTCGGCCCTCGACCGCGGCCTGATCGCACCCGGCCGCGCGCTCGAACTCGGCTGCGGGCCGGGGCGCAACGCCCTGCACCTCGCCTCGCTCGGCTTCGAGGTGGACGCGGTCGACCTCTCCCCGGCGGCCCTCGCCTGGGCCGGGGAACGCGCGGCGGAGGCCGGCCTGGACGTCCGCTTCCACCACGGCGACAACTTCGACCCGGTCGCGGCGGCCGCCTGGAGCGGCCCCTACGACCTGATCCTCGACTCCGGCTGCTTCCACCACCTGCCGCCGCACCGCCGGATCAGCTACCTCGCCCTGCTGGAACGGTCGTTGGCCCCCGGCGGCCATTTCTCGCTCACCTGCTTCGCCGCCGGTGAGGCGGGCATGGGTTCCGAACTCCCCGACGCCGACTTCTATCGCGAGGCCCGCCTCCACGGCGGCCTCGCCTACACCGCGGAGTCACTCCGCGCGGTCTTCGCCGACCTCACGGAGGTCGAACTGCGGCGGATGAACGACGAACCGCCCGAGTCCCCGCGCTTCGGCGAACCCTTCCTCTGGGCCGGCCTGTTCCGCAAGGCGTGA
- a CDS encoding TetR/AcrR family transcriptional regulator, with protein MTRQEATHTQRIPLNRDRVLRAAVALADAIGIEALSMRRLAQELDVVPMALYKHVANKEELLDGMVDAVVGEVDPPGADPDWQRVVRDRILSARRVLLRHPWAARVIESRSGPTPAVLAYLDSMAGTFRGGGLSADLTHHVMHAMGSRLLGFSQELFDTSASSGPPDPALAAVYPHIAELAATAAHDGGPTVGGGCDDQFEFAFALDLLLNGFEALRRQGWTSTRTT; from the coding sequence ATGACCCGGCAGGAAGCCACGCACACGCAACGGATCCCCCTGAACAGGGACCGCGTCCTGCGCGCCGCCGTCGCGCTCGCCGACGCCATCGGCATCGAGGCGCTCAGCATGCGCAGGCTCGCGCAGGAGCTGGACGTCGTACCGATGGCCCTCTACAAGCACGTCGCGAACAAGGAGGAGTTGCTCGACGGCATGGTCGACGCCGTCGTCGGCGAGGTCGACCCGCCGGGCGCGGACCCCGACTGGCAGCGCGTGGTCCGCGACCGGATCCTTTCGGCCCGGCGGGTCCTGCTGCGCCACCCCTGGGCGGCCCGGGTCATCGAGTCGCGGTCCGGCCCCACCCCGGCCGTGCTGGCGTACCTGGACTCGATGGCCGGGACCTTCCGGGGCGGCGGTCTCTCCGCCGACCTCACGCACCACGTCATGCACGCGATGGGCAGCCGCCTGCTCGGCTTCAGCCAGGAACTGTTCGACACCTCGGCCTCCTCGGGCCCTCCGGACCCCGCCCTGGCGGCCGTCTATCCGCACATCGCGGAACTGGCCGCGACGGCCGCACACGACGGCGGCCCCACGGTCGGCGGAGGCTGCGACGACCAGTTCGAGTTCGCATTCGCCCTGGACCTCCTCCTGAACGGCTTCGAAGCCCTCCGCCGCCAGGGCTGGACCTCCACCCGGACGACGTAG
- a CDS encoding DUF4386 domain-containing protein, whose protein sequence is MATGSLFLLTEVAAIAGAVLYRPLLGAADGRLAQGADTRALLGVLCEVVLVVAVAGTGAALFPVLRRHSEGLALGYAFGRLLEAAVIALGIVSVLALVTLRRDAGAAAGAGGADAALVAVHDWTFLLGPNIALGLNTVLLAYLAYRARLVPRFIAVLGLVGGPLICASAVAVMFGAYAQLSVAGSAAALPVFAWELGLAGWLIVKGFRPGSALAPRADGEVTDPAGVRR, encoded by the coding sequence GTGGCCACCGGGTCGCTGTTCCTGCTGACCGAGGTCGCCGCGATAGCCGGGGCGGTGCTGTACCGCCCCCTGCTGGGCGCGGCGGACGGCCGGCTCGCGCAGGGCGCCGACACACGGGCCCTGCTCGGGGTGCTGTGCGAGGTGGTGCTGGTGGTGGCGGTGGCCGGTACCGGGGCGGCGCTGTTCCCCGTCCTGCGGCGCCACAGCGAGGGGCTCGCGCTCGGGTACGCCTTCGGGCGGCTGCTGGAGGCGGCCGTCATCGCCCTCGGGATCGTCTCGGTCCTGGCGCTCGTCACCCTGCGGCGGGACGCGGGGGCGGCGGCCGGTGCGGGCGGCGCGGATGCCGCGCTGGTGGCCGTGCACGACTGGACGTTCCTGCTCGGACCCAACATCGCGCTCGGCCTGAACACGGTCCTGCTCGCCTACCTGGCGTACCGCGCACGGCTCGTGCCGCGCTTCATCGCCGTGCTCGGGCTGGTCGGCGGGCCGTTGATCTGCGCTTCGGCCGTCGCCGTGATGTTCGGGGCCTACGCGCAGCTCTCCGTGGCGGGGTCGGCCGCCGCGCTCCCGGTGTTCGCCTGGGAGCTGGGGCTGGCCGGGTGGCTGATCGTCAAGGGATTCCGGCCCGGCTCAGCCCTCGCGCCCCGGGCAGACGGCGAAGTGACTGATCCGGCAGGTGTCCGTCGGTGA
- a CDS encoding DUF6083 domain-containing protein, whose product MSANTQEQDGSRDGGPFLLAKVLADTLVTTIGRQRRPEAGGAPGAGAGAARPATCRDCGQAAYWHRTVRGKWILIEPGTRPTHTVPAGQRWRVAPDGSAVNLGAASPTDTCRISHFAVCPGREG is encoded by the coding sequence TTGAGCGCAAACACCCAGGAGCAGGACGGCAGCCGGGATGGTGGGCCGTTCCTCCTCGCGAAGGTCCTGGCGGACACCCTGGTGACGACCATCGGACGACAGCGGCGGCCGGAGGCGGGGGGCGCGCCCGGTGCCGGGGCCGGTGCGGCCCGGCCCGCGACCTGCCGGGACTGCGGGCAGGCCGCGTACTGGCACCGCACGGTCCGGGGCAAGTGGATCCTCATCGAGCCCGGCACCCGCCCCACCCACACGGTCCCGGCCGGGCAGCGCTGGCGCGTCGCCCCGGACGGCTCCGCCGTCAACCTCGGGGCGGCCTCACCGACGGACACCTGCCGGATCAGTCACTTCGCCGTCTGCCCGGGGCGCGAGGGCTGA
- a CDS encoding ArsR/SmtB family transcription factor: MTEPSATARSLDHPTPAEIRLESVLHALSDPVRLSIVRELAQGSGELACSYFELPVTKSTTTHHFRVLRESGVVRQTYRGTTKLNDLRRDDLDALFPGLLDGILTAASAEAGRAGS, from the coding sequence ATGACGGAGCCCAGTGCCACCGCCCGTTCCCTCGACCACCCCACTCCCGCCGAGATCCGGCTGGAAAGCGTGCTGCACGCCCTCTCGGATCCGGTGCGGCTGTCCATCGTCCGCGAACTGGCGCAGGGCAGCGGGGAGCTGGCCTGCTCGTACTTCGAGTTGCCGGTGACCAAGTCGACGACCACGCACCACTTCCGGGTGCTGCGCGAGAGCGGTGTCGTGCGTCAGACCTACCGCGGCACCACCAAGCTCAACGACCTGCGCCGCGATGACCTGGACGCCCTTTTTCCGGGCCTCCTGGACGGCATCCTGACGGCCGCCTCCGCCGAGGCCGGACGCGCGGGCAGCTGA
- a CDS encoding NADH:flavin oxidoreductase/NADH oxidase yields the protein MSTSLFEPYTLRSVTAPNRVWMAPMCQYSAEPAGPEAGVAHDWHFAHYAARAVGGTGLILQEATAVSPEGRISPYDLGIWNDTQVEALRRITSFLKAQGTVPGVQIAHAGRKASTDAPWKGGAPVGPEGHGWQPSAPSPVAFAENHPVPHELTVEEIREVVGQFAAAARRTLSAGYQVVEIHGAHGYLIGEFLSPHSNRRTDAYGGSFENRIRFAVEVVDAVRAEWPEELPLFFRISATDWLEEDGWTADETVRLASVLREHGVDLLDVSTGGLAPHARIPVGPGYQVPFAARVKAEAGFPAAAVGLITEPTQAAKIVANGEADAVLLGRELLRDPHWARRAAGELGAEIRRPNQYHRS from the coding sequence ATGAGTACCAGCCTGTTCGAGCCCTACACCCTCCGCTCGGTGACCGCGCCGAACCGTGTGTGGATGGCTCCGATGTGCCAGTACAGCGCCGAGCCCGCGGGTCCGGAGGCGGGTGTGGCCCATGACTGGCACTTCGCGCACTACGCGGCCCGTGCGGTCGGCGGCACCGGTCTGATCCTCCAGGAGGCCACCGCCGTCTCCCCGGAGGGCCGGATCTCGCCCTACGACCTCGGCATCTGGAACGACACCCAGGTCGAGGCGCTGCGCCGGATCACGTCCTTCCTCAAGGCGCAGGGCACCGTTCCGGGCGTCCAGATAGCTCACGCGGGGCGCAAGGCGTCGACCGACGCCCCCTGGAAGGGTGGCGCCCCGGTCGGTCCGGAGGGGCACGGCTGGCAGCCGAGCGCCCCGAGCCCGGTGGCCTTCGCGGAGAACCACCCCGTGCCCCACGAGCTGACGGTGGAGGAGATCCGGGAGGTCGTCGGGCAGTTCGCGGCCGCCGCCCGGCGCACGCTGTCCGCCGGTTACCAGGTCGTGGAGATCCATGGCGCCCACGGCTATCTGATCGGTGAGTTCCTCTCCCCGCACAGCAACCGGCGCACCGACGCCTACGGCGGCTCCTTCGAGAACCGGATCCGCTTCGCCGTCGAGGTGGTGGACGCGGTGCGGGCCGAATGGCCCGAGGAACTCCCGCTGTTCTTCCGAATATCCGCCACCGACTGGCTCGAAGAGGACGGGTGGACCGCCGACGAGACGGTCCGGCTGGCCTCCGTGCTCCGGGAGCACGGGGTGGACCTGCTCGACGTCTCCACCGGTGGGCTCGCCCCGCACGCCCGGATACCCGTCGGCCCGGGATACCAGGTGCCGTTCGCCGCCCGGGTCAAGGCGGAGGCCGGATTCCCGGCGGCCGCCGTGGGTCTGATCACCGAGCCGACGCAGGCCGCGAAGATCGTGGCCAACGGCGAGGCGGACGCGGTGCTGCTGGGACGCGAACTCCTGCGCGACCCGCACTGGGCCCGTCGCGCGGCCGGGGAGCTGGGGGCCGAGATCCGCCGTCCGAACCAGTACCACCGGTCCTGA
- a CDS encoding wax ester/triacylglycerol synthase family O-acyltransferase gives MATEHLPPLDLAFWRIESASHPMHLGALGVFEAAGPDAAARAAELIAERCADVPRLRRRIHDVLLPVGAAAWSPAQDFDPARHVFLVPHADADPHAAAGPLMARPLERGLPPWEAHVLAGPDPDTFAVLFKFHHALSDGLGVLALAAGLFDEGLPVRGSARPADRAPRRGAGGPVPAPAPGSALRRLPGTLAARAQDVGQALEIGAAVARSGLPFGVPDGLSAEGGAAAGTRALAGVALDLDDVNRVRKVAGGTVNDVLIALVAGALRRWLAGRGEPVGDASGPRALIPVARRRAPGGSGASTGSGAGNRLSGYLLRLPVAESEPLRRLGAVRLAMDRNKEAGPARGAGAVALLADHVHPLGHRLGGPLLAQAARLLFDILVTSVPLPGLTFSLGGSAVREIYPLAPLAQGHALAVAVSSYRGTVHYGLVADGAAVPDLDALAGALRTELEELVREVS, from the coding sequence GTGGCCACCGAGCACCTCCCTCCGCTCGACCTCGCCTTCTGGCGGATCGAATCCGCCTCCCATCCCATGCACCTCGGCGCCCTCGGCGTGTTCGAGGCCGCCGGTCCGGACGCGGCCGCGCGGGCCGCGGAGCTGATCGCCGAGCGCTGCGCCGACGTGCCCCGGCTGCGCCGCCGGATCCACGACGTCCTGCTGCCGGTGGGCGCGGCCGCCTGGTCGCCCGCCCAGGACTTCGACCCGGCCCGGCACGTGTTCCTCGTACCGCACGCGGACGCCGATCCGCACGCCGCCGCCGGACCGCTCATGGCCAGGCCGCTGGAGCGGGGGCTGCCGCCGTGGGAGGCCCATGTGCTGGCCGGGCCGGACCCGGACACCTTCGCGGTGCTGTTCAAGTTCCACCACGCCCTGTCCGACGGGCTCGGCGTGCTCGCGCTGGCCGCCGGGCTGTTCGACGAGGGACTGCCGGTACGGGGCTCCGCGCGCCCGGCGGACCGGGCGCCGCGGCGGGGCGCCGGCGGCCCAGTGCCCGCGCCCGCACCCGGCTCGGCCCTGCGGCGGCTGCCCGGAACGCTGGCGGCGCGGGCCCAGGACGTGGGCCAGGCCCTGGAGATCGGCGCCGCCGTGGCCCGGTCGGGGCTGCCCTTCGGCGTGCCCGACGGGCTGAGCGCCGAAGGCGGCGCGGCGGCCGGGACCCGGGCGCTGGCCGGGGTCGCGCTCGACCTCGATGACGTGAACCGGGTCCGCAAGGTCGCCGGGGGCACCGTCAACGACGTGCTGATCGCCCTGGTCGCGGGCGCCCTGCGGCGCTGGCTGGCCGGGCGCGGGGAACCGGTGGGCGACGCGTCCGGGCCGCGCGCCCTGATCCCCGTCGCGCGCCGCCGCGCCCCGGGCGGCTCCGGCGCTTCCACCGGCTCCGGCGCGGGGAACCGGCTCTCCGGCTATCTGCTGCGGCTCCCGGTCGCCGAGAGCGAGCCGCTGCGCCGCCTGGGCGCCGTACGGCTCGCGATGGACCGGAACAAGGAGGCCGGACCGGCCCGGGGCGCGGGGGCCGTCGCCCTGCTCGCCGACCACGTGCACCCGCTCGGTCACCGGCTCGGCGGGCCGCTGCTGGCCCAGGCGGCGCGGCTGCTCTTCGACATCCTGGTCACCAGCGTGCCGCTGCCCGGACTCACCTTCTCGCTCGGCGGCAGCGCGGTCCGTGAGATCTACCCCCTGGCACCGCTGGCCCAGGGGCACGCGCTGGCCGTCGCGGTCTCCAGCTACCGGGGCACGGTCCACTACGGGCTGGTCGCCGACGGGGCCGCCGTACCGGACCTGGACGCGCTGGCGGGGGCGTTGCGGACCGAACTCGAAGAACTTGTACGAGAGGTCTCGTAG